One window of Chroococcidiopsis sp. TS-821 genomic DNA carries:
- a CDS encoding beta-ketoacyl synthase encodes MSKHDVVITGIGIINPAGIGKDEFWQNVSTGKSAIREISRFDSTDFPTKVAGEIAEFEPADYIPRRFIVKTDRFTHYALAATEFALQDAALDLTQEDSYRVGVWFGNNAGGWDICERGFYELYNDGATMVNPWQATAWFPTAAQGYVTIRYGIRGYSKSFVCDRASGASGLYFGVKSIQEGFNDVVIAGGSEAPITRFGMTCYYETGEVSAATDPEKAYLPFDRNRTGLVLGEGSTVLVLESEEHARNRGAKIYGKVVSGCMTTDTDPTSGVHFERCMTRAIQSAQLQPKDIDVILAEGCGTQQSDRIEGEAISSVFAQAPDVAVSVPKALYGHLYGASCVTEVACSLLAMETEQLPTMSQTEPDPDCRLNFVTQPQSRTVRYALVNSRAREGVNASFVIGK; translated from the coding sequence GTGAGTAAACACGATGTGGTAATTACTGGTATTGGGATTATCAACCCTGCTGGTATTGGCAAAGATGAATTTTGGCAGAATGTGAGTACAGGTAAATCGGCAATTCGCGAGATTAGCCGCTTTGATTCGACAGACTTTCCAACTAAAGTTGCGGGCGAGATTGCGGAGTTTGAGCCAGCTGATTATATCCCGCGTCGCTTTATTGTCAAAACAGATCGATTTACGCACTACGCCTTGGCTGCAACCGAATTTGCCTTGCAAGATGCGGCGCTTGATTTAACTCAGGAAGATTCGTATCGCGTTGGCGTTTGGTTTGGGAATAATGCTGGTGGTTGGGATATCTGCGAACGCGGATTTTACGAACTGTATAACGATGGCGCAACGATGGTAAATCCTTGGCAAGCCACCGCGTGGTTTCCGACCGCCGCCCAAGGATATGTAACGATTCGCTATGGAATTCGCGGGTATAGTAAGAGTTTTGTTTGCGATCGCGCCAGTGGCGCAAGTGGACTGTACTTTGGCGTCAAATCAATCCAAGAAGGATTTAACGATGTCGTCATCGCTGGCGGTTCAGAAGCACCGATCACGCGATTTGGAATGACGTGTTACTACGAAACCGGAGAAGTCAGCGCCGCAACTGATCCCGAAAAAGCTTATTTACCGTTTGACCGCAATCGCACAGGGTTAGTATTAGGTGAAGGAAGTACCGTTTTAGTGCTAGAGTCGGAAGAACACGCACGCAATCGAGGTGCGAAGATTTACGGTAAAGTCGTCTCAGGTTGCATGACGACAGATACCGATCCCACCAGTGGCGTTCACTTCGAGCGCTGCATGACACGCGCGATTCAATCTGCACAACTTCAGCCTAAAGATATAGATGTGATTCTAGCCGAGGGCTGCGGAACGCAACAAAGCGATCGCATCGAAGGCGAAGCTATTTCTTCAGTGTTTGCGCAAGCACCAGATGTTGCAGTTTCTGTTCCCAAAGCACTTTACGGTCATCTTTATGGTGCAAGTTGCGTTACGGAGGTTGCTTGTAGCCTCTTGGCAATGGAAACCGAACAATTACCAACAATGAGCCAAACTGAACCCGATCCCGATTGTCGGCTCAACTTTGTGACGCAACCGCAAAGTCGCACAGTACGTTATGCACTCGTCAATTCCCGTGCCCGCGAAGGAGTGAATGCATCGTTTGTGATTGGTAAGTAA
- a CDS encoding beta-ketoacyl synthase: MKRVVITGIGVVAPLGIGKEQFWKNAIRGQSYLQADPEMEAMGIKSKVLCRVADFDLSDYCSGAEFDHLVEQDRVVQFGVVSGTAAIADSGLDLSQEDPESLGIIFSSAIGGTPTIQKIFERCSEKGSQPLKHIATGENFYNAGMFNYPAALLARKHGFQGPCTSLSTGCTAGLDALGLSFELIRSGECKVMLAGASEAPLTSLTYATLDVIGSLSVTDCEPEKASRPFDAKRGGFVISEAAAVLVLEELEHALNRNAHIYAEVVSYYSVSNAFHMTDLPDHGVPMAAVMERTLHLGNVEPEELDYINAHGSSTPQNDLFETNAYKQVLGDKAYRLPISSTKSMIGHSLSSASLVGVVATLGAIELSVVHPTANYEFPDPNCDLDYVPNEARSTEVNTALLTASGFGGIHSAAIFKKYQESLGE; encoded by the coding sequence ATGAAACGAGTCGTCATTACAGGTATTGGTGTTGTTGCTCCTTTAGGAATCGGTAAGGAGCAGTTTTGGAAAAATGCAATTCGCGGACAATCGTATTTGCAAGCCGATCCAGAAATGGAGGCGATGGGAATTAAAAGTAAAGTGCTGTGTCGAGTTGCTGATTTCGATCTTTCTGATTACTGTTCGGGAGCCGAGTTCGACCACTTGGTGGAACAAGATCGAGTCGTGCAATTTGGCGTTGTCTCTGGTACAGCAGCGATCGCCGATTCAGGTTTAGACTTAAGTCAAGAAGATCCCGAATCATTGGGAATTATCTTTTCGTCAGCGATCGGTGGTACGCCAACGATTCAAAAAATCTTTGAACGGTGTAGCGAAAAAGGTAGCCAGCCGTTAAAACACATCGCCACAGGTGAGAATTTTTACAACGCGGGGATGTTCAACTATCCTGCGGCGTTACTCGCACGCAAGCATGGATTTCAAGGACCGTGTACTTCACTATCAACAGGTTGCACGGCGGGGTTAGACGCATTGGGCTTGAGTTTTGAACTGATTCGCTCTGGAGAATGCAAAGTTATGCTTGCAGGAGCCTCCGAAGCGCCACTGACGAGCTTAACGTATGCAACGCTTGACGTAATTGGTTCGCTTTCGGTAACAGATTGCGAACCAGAAAAAGCATCGCGTCCTTTTGATGCTAAACGCGGTGGATTTGTGATTAGCGAAGCTGCTGCGGTACTCGTGCTAGAAGAACTCGAACACGCGCTAAATCGCAACGCGCACATTTATGCCGAAGTTGTGAGTTACTACAGCGTCAGCAATGCCTTTCACATGACGGATCTTCCCGATCATGGAGTTCCAATGGCAGCAGTGATGGAACGGACGCTTCATCTTGGCAATGTTGAACCAGAAGAACTTGATTATATCAATGCGCACGGTAGTTCCACACCGCAAAACGATTTATTTGAGACGAATGCTTATAAGCAAGTACTAGGCGATAAAGCCTACCGCTTACCGATTAGCTCAACCAAGTCGATGATTGGTCATTCGCTCTCTTCTGCAAGTTTAGTGGGAGTTGTAGCCACTTTAGGCGCAATTGAACTTTCGGTTGTTCATCCAACTGCAAATTACGAGTTTCCCGATCCTAATTGTGACCTTGATTACGTACCAAATGAAGCGCGTTCTACCGAGGTCAATACGGCGCTACTAACGGCAAGTGGTTTCGGCGGTATTCATTCGGCAGCAATTTTCAAAAAGTATCAGGAGTCGTTAGGTGAGTAA
- a CDS encoding methylenetetrahydrofolate reductase: MIAVNKFQTLLNAGHFVVSAELTPPRHYKIKPLISKAEKIAAHVDVVHLNDNALSQARLSNVVAAHLIQQLGIEPVVQLTLRHKNRIALQSDLLGLAALGIRNVMILGGYPCSIGSDPDAKEVNDISAIEAIAAIHNFTTHGKMFNGDAIAPAPDFYIGTIAVPCTAPDKLEESMALLEAKIARGARYIQLQATFDLASMQQWMAEVVKRGLHKRVHFIGAVFPFSSWKGLEFLQKIPGFYIPNEVVERIRNSDPKSESLRVTIELIQGMQAIEGIRGIHLRLMGSSNCAEIVELAGLRQLAQCR; the protein is encoded by the coding sequence ATGATTGCTGTAAATAAGTTTCAAACATTGTTAAATGCTGGTCATTTTGTTGTGTCAGCTGAACTAACGCCACCGCGACACTACAAGATAAAGCCATTGATTAGCAAAGCAGAAAAGATTGCTGCTCATGTAGATGTAGTGCATTTAAATGACAACGCGCTTTCGCAAGCACGGTTATCTAATGTTGTAGCAGCACATTTAATTCAACAACTAGGAATTGAACCTGTTGTGCAACTCACACTACGTCACAAAAACCGAATTGCTTTGCAAAGTGACTTATTAGGGCTAGCAGCATTGGGAATTCGCAATGTGATGATTTTAGGAGGCTATCCCTGCTCGATTGGTAGCGATCCGGATGCGAAGGAGGTCAATGATATTTCTGCAATTGAGGCGATCGCCGCCATCCACAACTTCACAACTCATGGCAAGATGTTCAATGGGGACGCGATCGCGCCAGCACCTGACTTTTATATAGGCACTATTGCGGTTCCCTGCACCGCGCCAGATAAATTAGAGGAGAGCATGGCGCTTTTGGAAGCGAAAATTGCACGTGGTGCGCGTTACATTCAACTACAAGCAACTTTCGATTTAGCTTCCATGCAGCAATGGATGGCAGAAGTTGTCAAACGAGGATTACATAAACGAGTTCACTTTATAGGAGCAGTCTTTCCTTTTAGTAGCTGGAAAGGACTTGAGTTTTTACAGAAGATACCAGGATTTTATATACCCAATGAAGTAGTAGAGCGTATTCGCAACAGCGATCCTAAGTCAGAAAGTCTGCGAGTTACGATAGAGCTTATTCAAGGGATGCAAGCTATAGAAGGCATTCGCGGTATTCATCTACGACTCATGGGGTCTAGCAACTGCGCTGAAATTGTCGAGTTAGCAGGATTACGGCAACTTGCCCAGTGCCGCTAA
- a CDS encoding NACHT domain-containing NTPase yields MKVQAGRSLKASPEGLNRANRAMLMFATKLDLADELEVSRSTVQKFFAGKPVGRENFHKICQRLELPWQEVAELENWEEETTELGEEVEFTQLALTNLTKYSSQCDIDVLVREVRDKVHTAIQQRCGLMRVLDMSQPVELNNIYTKVNILKKITGRRRIELADLLKVCAIDEFDRPNLGEVTQSSISGLEALQEYPKLVILGKPGAGKTTFLKHIALQCINGKLQTNRVPILIALKDFAEIPEQPSLQEYIAQQFTTCGITESTITTQILNHGRALVLLDGLDEVQEKDCYRVVQEIRNFAAQFLHCHFVLTCRIATREYTFEEFTEVEIADFDAEQVASFARNWFASPAESDNFLQKLQENATICELATNPLLLTLICLVFVETASFPSNRTQFYKEGINLLLKKWDAKRNIEREQVYKNLSVKHKEDLLSQIAYQTFEQGEYFFRQQELEQYIADYIHSLPSSVTATQSLQLDTEVILKSIEAQHGLLVERARGIYSFSHLTFHEYFTARTIVNNSDPEALERGLRQLVSHVTEKRWREVFLFSVSMLRNADYLLLLMKQYVDQLIAADEQLQAFLAWVSQKARSMCLHKSVLVRAFYFDLDLARTSNLLSSTLELSRALEPAMTRKINDELALDLALDRMLALNYVIKNTPKRILTFKRVLERAINRASIVDPKLEHELEKLKAQVFDSLQESEFDLWWEANGDAWMEQLKVVSISYRDFGYDWQFSSQQMETLKQYYDANQLLIDCLNNSCCVSNRVRQEIQDNLLLPLSEIKALSLWYKTAFQAS; encoded by the coding sequence ATGAAAGTACAAGCAGGGCGATCGCTAAAAGCATCACCGGAAGGACTCAACCGAGCCAATCGGGCTATGTTGATGTTTGCAACCAAACTTGACTTGGCAGATGAGTTAGAAGTCTCCCGCTCGACAGTGCAAAAGTTCTTTGCTGGTAAGCCAGTCGGGCGAGAAAACTTTCATAAAATCTGTCAAAGGTTGGAATTACCTTGGCAAGAGGTTGCTGAACTAGAAAATTGGGAGGAGGAAACCACTGAGTTAGGAGAAGAAGTTGAATTTACTCAACTTGCGCTAACAAACTTAACAAAGTATAGTAGCCAATGTGACATAGACGTATTAGTACGCGAGGTACGCGATAAAGTACATACCGCGATTCAACAAAGATGCGGGCTAATGCGGGTATTAGATATGTCACAGCCTGTTGAGTTAAACAATATATATACCAAAGTCAACATCCTCAAAAAAATTACGGGGCGACGCCGAATCGAACTCGCCGATTTGCTCAAAGTCTGCGCTATAGACGAATTTGACCGTCCAAACTTAGGAGAAGTTACTCAAAGCTCAATTTCTGGTTTAGAAGCACTGCAAGAGTATCCTAAGTTAGTCATATTGGGTAAACCAGGTGCAGGCAAAACAACTTTTTTGAAACATATTGCCTTGCAATGCATCAACGGAAAGCTACAAACTAACCGAGTCCCCATTCTAATCGCGCTCAAAGACTTTGCAGAAATACCCGAACAACCAAGCTTACAAGAGTACATAGCACAGCAGTTTACTACCTGCGGCATCACAGAGAGCACCATCACAACTCAGATATTAAATCATGGTAGGGCGCTCGTCTTACTCGATGGACTCGACGAGGTGCAGGAGAAAGACTGTTATCGTGTTGTTCAAGAGATCCGCAATTTTGCAGCGCAGTTTCTTCATTGCCATTTTGTGCTAACTTGTCGAATTGCAACCCGCGAATACACCTTTGAGGAGTTTACTGAAGTAGAAATTGCGGATTTTGATGCAGAGCAAGTTGCTAGTTTTGCTCGCAACTGGTTTGCTTCACCAGCGGAAAGTGACAATTTTCTCCAGAAACTCCAAGAAAACGCTACGATTTGCGAACTAGCAACGAATCCATTACTCCTAACACTAATCTGTCTAGTATTTGTAGAAACGGCGAGTTTTCCTAGCAATCGCACGCAGTTTTACAAAGAGGGTATTAATTTATTGCTCAAAAAATGGGATGCCAAACGTAATATAGAGCGCGAGCAGGTTTATAAGAATTTGTCAGTGAAGCATAAGGAAGATCTGCTTAGCCAAATCGCTTACCAAACGTTTGAACAAGGTGAGTACTTCTTTCGGCAGCAAGAGCTAGAACAGTACATTGCTGATTATATCCATAGCTTACCAAGTAGCGTGACAGCAACCCAGTCGTTGCAACTCGATACCGAGGTGATTCTTAAATCAATCGAAGCTCAACATGGGTTGTTAGTAGAACGCGCTAGGGGAATTTATTCGTTTTCGCACTTGACATTTCATGAATATTTCACGGCGCGGACAATTGTGAATAATTCCGATCCTGAAGCTTTAGAGCGAGGCTTACGACAACTCGTCAGTCATGTTACAGAGAAGCGCTGGCGGGAAGTCTTTTTATTCAGCGTGAGTATGTTACGAAATGCTGACTATCTACTGCTGTTGATGAAGCAATACGTCGATCAATTAATAGCAGCAGACGAGCAGTTACAAGCGTTTCTCGCTTGGGTTAGCCAAAAAGCTCGCAGTATGTGTTTGCACAAGTCGGTGCTTGTACGAGCTTTCTATTTTGACCTCGACTTAGCACGAACTTCTAATTTATTAAGTAGTACTTTAGAGTTGTCGCGGGCGCTAGAGCCAGCAATGACTCGGAAAATAAATGACGAGCTTGCGCTCGATCTTGCCCTCGATCGCATGCTGGCACTTAACTATGTGATTAAAAATACTCCCAAGCGAATTTTGACTTTTAAGCGCGTTCTGGAGCGAGCAATCAACCGTGCTAGTATTGTCGATCCCAAGCTAGAGCACGAATTAGAAAAACTCAAAGCACAAGTATTCGACTCACTGCAAGAGAGTGAATTTGACCTGTGGTGGGAAGCCAACGGCGATGCTTGGATGGAACAATTAAAGGTAGTCTCGATTTCCTACCGCGATTTTGGCTACGATTGGCAATTTAGTAGTCAGCAGATGGAAACACTGAAACAATATTACGATGCTAACCAATTATTGATAGATTGCCTGAATAATAGCTGCTGTGTCAGTAATCGAGTGCGGCAAGAAATACAAGACAATTTGTTACTACCACTTTCCGAAATCAAAGCATTGTCACTTTGGTACAAAACTGCTTTTCAAGCAAGTTAA
- a CDS encoding YjdF family protein, with protein MKLTILFNGQFWEGVVEINDEGYFKAGRHIFGSEPKDPEVLQFVIHSAFKILENTTSVIEVDVTEEKKVNPKRLAREVAKESVRGVSTMAQEVIQRELENRKKEKKVVTKEQKEAEKTQKRLIARQKAKARHRGKG; from the coding sequence TTGAAACTAACAATTTTATTTAACGGTCAATTTTGGGAAGGCGTCGTTGAAATCAACGACGAAGGTTATTTTAAAGCAGGAAGACATATATTTGGTTCAGAACCTAAAGATCCCGAAGTTTTGCAATTTGTGATTCATTCAGCATTTAAAATACTAGAAAACACTACTTCTGTAATAGAAGTGGATGTAACTGAAGAAAAAAAGGTTAATCCTAAGCGCCTTGCAAGAGAAGTTGCCAAAGAGTCGGTTAGAGGCGTATCGACAATGGCACAAGAAGTAATTCAACGCGAGTTAGAAAATCGAAAAAAAGAAAAGAAGGTGGTTACTAAAGAGCAAAAAGAAGCTGAAAAAACGCAAAAACGCTTAATTGCGCGGCAAAAAGCCAAAGCAAGACATCGTGGTAAAGGTTGA
- a CDS encoding glycosyltransferase family 2 protein, giving the protein MKKVTVIIPAYKVEKYIGSAVASVIAQTYPNWELLIVDDGSPDASVAVCQQFDDPRIKIIRQANRGVSAARNTGIRHAQGEVIAFLDGDDLWLPQKLEKHLAHLESSPSVGVSFSRSAFIDESGEQLGIYQLSKLNAIAPSYILYRNPIGNGSSPVIRREVLEAIRYSDAQRDCYFDEQLHHIEDIECWLRIALQTSWQIEGIPEALTLYRVNSQGASTNEVQQLESLEKVLAKTRTYVPKFIALWERPAKAYQLRFLARRAIREQATSKAIQLVHQAIAIHWRILLEEPRRTLMTLAAAYSLWFLPQSIHKKIENMVLKITGNSQKRRIYQEQSRQLA; this is encoded by the coding sequence ATGAAAAAAGTAACAGTAATTATTCCGGCGTACAAAGTCGAAAAGTATATTGGTAGCGCAGTAGCATCAGTAATTGCCCAAACGTATCCTAATTGGGAGTTGTTGATTGTCGATGATGGTTCGCCGGATGCGAGTGTAGCAGTTTGCCAGCAGTTTGACGATCCAAGAATCAAGATTATTCGCCAAGCCAATCGTGGTGTTTCCGCCGCGCGCAACACAGGTATTCGTCACGCACAAGGTGAAGTCATCGCGTTTTTAGATGGCGACGATCTGTGGTTACCACAAAAGCTCGAAAAACATCTAGCACATCTCGAATCTTCCCCCAGCGTGGGTGTGAGCTTTAGCCGTTCCGCTTTTATTGATGAATCGGGAGAGCAATTAGGAATTTATCAGCTATCGAAGCTCAATGCGATCGCACCATCATACATACTTTACCGCAATCCCATCGGTAACGGTTCGTCTCCAGTTATTCGCCGTGAGGTATTAGAAGCAATTAGATATTCAGATGCTCAACGTGACTGCTATTTTGACGAGCAACTGCATCATATCGAAGATATTGAATGTTGGCTGCGCATTGCACTGCAAACATCGTGGCAAATTGAGGGAATTCCGGAAGCACTCACACTGTATCGCGTCAATTCTCAGGGAGCCTCCACAAACGAGGTGCAACAGTTGGAGTCTTTAGAAAAAGTACTAGCAAAAACTCGCACTTACGTCCCTAAATTTATTGCACTGTGGGAACGCCCTGCAAAGGCTTATCAGTTGAGATTTTTAGCTCGTAGAGCCATTCGCGAACAAGCCACTTCCAAAGCGATACAACTTGTGCATCAAGCGATAGCAATTCATTGGCGAATCTTATTGGAGGAACCACGCCGCACACTGATGACTTTAGCTGCTGCTTACTCGCTATGGTTTCTTCCTCAGTCTATCCATAAAAAAATAGAAAATATGGTTCTAAAAATAACGGGAAACAGTCAAAAGCGCCGCATTTATCAAGAGCAATCTAGACAATTAGCATAG
- a CDS encoding glycosyltransferase family 2 protein, translating to MKKVTVIIPAYKVEKYIGSAVASVIAQTYPNWELLIVDDGSPDASVAICQQFDDPRIKIIRQANRGVSAARNTGIRHAQGEVIAFLDGDDLWLPQKLEKHLVHLESSPSVGVSFSRSAFIDESSNLLGTFMMPKLKNITPSYLLLDSVAGNGSAAVMRREVIEDSAMQGCYFDEQLHHAEDLEYWLRIAIQTSWQIEGIPEALTLYRVHPQGASQNLYKQFESLEKVLAKTRTYAPELVTQWERPAKAYQLKSLARSAIRMQSGTVAVKLMHQALATHWSIWKEPRRTLMTLVAAYLLWSLPQSFYHQIETIAQRTIGVIQKYRIRHARQSV from the coding sequence ATGAAAAAAGTAACAGTAATTATTCCGGCGTACAAAGTCGAAAAGTATATTGGTAGCGCAGTAGCATCAGTAATTGCCCAAACGTATCCTAATTGGGAGTTGTTGATTGTCGATGATGGTTCGCCGGATGCGAGTGTGGCAATTTGCCAGCAGTTTGACGATCCAAGAATCAAGATTATTCGCCAAGCCAATCGTGGTGTTTCCGCCGCGCGCAACACAGGTATTCGTCACGCACAAGGTGAAGTCATCGCGTTTTTAGATGGCGACGATCTGTGGTTACCACAAAAGCTCGAAAAACATCTGGTACATCTGGAATCTTCCCCCAGCGTGGGTGTGAGCTTTAGCCGTTCCGCTTTTATTGATGAATCGAGTAATCTCCTCGGTACGTTTATGATGCCCAAACTCAAAAATATTACTCCGTCGTATCTCTTGCTTGATAGTGTCGCTGGGAACGGTTCGGCGGCTGTTATGCGGCGAGAAGTGATAGAAGATAGTGCGATGCAAGGTTGTTATTTTGATGAGCAACTGCATCATGCTGAGGATTTAGAATACTGGTTGCGCATTGCAATTCAGACTTCTTGGCAAATAGAGGGAATTCCGGAAGCGCTTACATTGTATCGAGTTCATCCTCAAGGAGCTTCGCAAAATTTATACAAGCAGTTTGAGTCTTTAGAAAAGGTTCTTGCAAAGACACGTACCTATGCTCCTGAACTCGTGACTCAGTGGGAACGCCCAGCCAAGGCTTATCAACTCAAGTCGCTGGCGCGAAGTGCGATTCGGATGCAGTCGGGAACAGTTGCGGTAAAGTTGATGCATCAAGCTTTGGCGACTCACTGGAGTATTTGGAAGGAACCTCGTCGTACATTGATGACTTTAGTTGCTGCGTATTTGCTGTGGTCTCTACCGCAATCTTTTTATCACCAAATTGAAACTATTGCGCAAAGAACGATTGGAGTTATCCAAAAATACCGCATTCGGCACGCGAGACAATCTGTATAA